One Candidatus Binatia bacterium genomic window carries:
- a CDS encoding type II toxin-antitoxin system RelE/ParE family toxin, protein MRREIILAPEAKEDFKALKATDRAAVRDAMERYLRHEPTKTSRSRIKRLRGMRRPQYRLRVEEVRVFYDATDEAVEVLAIVAKSQAAVWLERHGEPEKEIAEEQGETKL, encoded by the coding sequence ATGCGTCGAGAGATCATTCTGGCCCCCGAGGCGAAGGAGGATTTCAAGGCGCTCAAAGCCACCGATCGAGCGGCGGTACGAGATGCAATGGAGCGATACCTGCGGCACGAGCCGACGAAGACGAGTAGGAGTCGGATCAAACGCCTCCGGGGTATGCGCCGCCCCCAGTATCGGCTGCGCGTTGAGGAAGTTCGGGTCTTCTACGACGCGACCGACGAGGCCGTCGAAGTACTGGCAATCGTAGCGAAATCCCAAGCCGCTGTGTGGCTTGAGCGACATGGCGAGCCGGAGAAGGAGATCGCCGAAGAGCAGGGAGAAACCAAGTTATGA
- a CDS encoding type II toxin-antitoxin system Phd/YefM family antitoxin codes for MKEVALSDVKDGLSRYLRQAAKEEIVITRHGKAAGLLIGFESEDDWFDYRLENDPRFLSRIAAARTSLRAGRGVRLEDLEVEGTANQAAAARRGAKRIRPKQGTLRRGRGR; via the coding sequence ATGAAGGAAGTGGCATTGTCCGACGTGAAAGATGGTCTGTCGCGATACCTACGCCAGGCGGCGAAGGAGGAGATCGTGATCACGCGCCACGGTAAGGCGGCCGGTCTTCTCATCGGCTTCGAGTCCGAGGATGATTGGTTCGACTACCGTCTCGAGAACGATCCGCGCTTCCTGAGTCGCATCGCCGCAGCCCGCACCAGCCTGCGTGCTGGGCGTGGTGTGCGGCTGGAGGATCTCGAAGTGGAGGGAACGGCTAACCAAGCCGCTGCAGCGCGCCGCGGTGCGAAACGCATTCGACCCAAGCAGGGAACGTTGCGTCGTGGCCGCGGCCG